CTCGGCGTCTTCCTCGTTGGCGATGCACACGTCGACGTACGGCATCAACTCGGTCATCGCGGCTTGCGCCTCGGCCTTGGTCCAGAGGTTCTTGCGGTAGTTCAGGTCAACGCTGACCGTGCAGCCGGCACGCTTGGCGGCTTCGCAGGCGACCTTTGTGACCGCGGCGGCCTTGGCACTCAGGGCCGGGGTGATGCCGGTCCAGTGGAACCACGTCACGCCGTCGAACACCGCATCCCAGTTGATCTCGCCTTCGGCCAGATCGCAGATCGCACTGTCGGCGCGGTCGTAGATGACCCGACTGGCACGTAGCCCTGCACCGGACTCGAGAAAGTACACGCCGATACGCCGGCCACCACGGGCGATGTGCCGGGTGTCGACACCGTGACCGCGCAGGTTGTTGATGGCTCGGGTGCCCCAATCGTTGTCCGGCAAGCGGGTGACGAACGCCGAATCAACACCGCAGAGCGCGAGGCTCGTCGCGACATTCGCCTCGCCGCCGCCGAAGGTGATGTCGAGATGATGCGCCTGCGCGAAGCGCTCGTGCCCCGGCGTGGCCAGACGCATCATGTACTCGCCGAAGGTGACAACTTGGTGACTCATGCGGTGGGGTGTCCTTCTCGTGCCGACCGTAATGCGCGGGTGAGTGCCTGGGCGCGGCGTGTGATCTCTGCCCAGTTGCCGTCGGCGATTGCTTTCTTGTCGACCAGTTCGCTGCCAACCCCGACAGCGACCGCGCCGGCATCGATCCATTCGTGGACGTTGGTCGCACTCACCCCGCCGGTGGGCATCAGCGGAATATCCGGGTACGGCCCGCGCAGGTCTTTGAGATAAGCGGGGCCCATACGGGCGGCGGGGAAAATCTTGATGATGTCCGCGCCGGCTTCGTGGGCGGCGAACACCTCGCCGGGCGTAAGCGCGCCCGGCAGCATCGCGACGTCCCGCTCCGCCGCGACCTGCAACACGTCCGGCGCGGTGTGTGGCGAGACCAGGTAAGTCGCGCCGGCGTCCACGGCCCGATGGGCCTGCTCGGCGGTGATGACCGTCCCGGCTCCGAGCACCAGTTCGGCCGGCAGGTCGCCGGCTTCATGCAACGCCCGGACTCGGTCGATGGCGGATGCCGCGTCGGGGACGGTGAACGTGATCTCTGAAGCCAGAACCCCGCCGGCGGCGAGCGCGCGAACGACCTCCACCGCCGCATCCGCGGAAGCGGTGCGAACCACGGCGACGATGCCGGCCGATCGGAGCGCGGCCACGATGTCAAAGCGGTTGGGCATGCTGTGTGTGCAACATACCTCCCGCGAAAGCAAAGAGAAGTCGGCCTCGCCGAATCCGAACCGGTGACTCATTTTGCAGCGACGGGCGTTGCCGCAGCGAAGATCAACCGCTGGAACAACTCTCACGCAACAGTAAAAGGGCCAAAGAAAATGCCGGCCGTCGAGGGCGGCGCGTGCTTATCTGTGAACACAAGGCCGTTGTATGGGCCGGTTGCATCCGAACGCCGTCCTGCCCTAGCGCGTCATCGTTGATAGAACGAGATCACCTCGTCCACGCTTTGACAGAACAGCACCGTCGTGGCGAGGTTAAACGCCATCGTCCTCGCCCACCACAGCCCGGCTGCCCAACCTGTGGGCCTGATGCGTATCGTCGCCGCCGCCGCGCAGCCCTGGACCATAAAAAACAGGATCTGCCAACCCTGTACACGCCCCGTGGCAACCCCAAAGACGTACTCGTGCATCAGTCCAGACACCGCGAAAACGATCAGAGTCGCAAACACCGGTCGCCTGGCGCCGCCAATCGGGCGAAAGATGTGTTCATCAAAGAAATCGCGAAAGGGCCGGTTCCATCGTCGCCAAAATTCGGCGGGTGTTCGTGCCGTGAATAGATGATCGATCGGGTCCATCGCCGGACCTGCCGTCCGCCGATACAACGCCGCAAACCAGCGCCCGATCAGCATCATCGCTGTGGCGAAACCAACAACTTTTGCGGTGTGTTCTATCGCGAAGGGTACGTCCGACCAATCGAATCGTAAGAGCAGGACGCACAGCGCGACCCACGCGATCATCAGCGGTGCCTCGACCGCGACGCGCCGCCAA
The sequence above is drawn from the Planctomycetota bacterium genome and encodes:
- a CDS encoding bifunctional 4-hydroxy-2-oxoglutarate aldolase/2-dehydro-3-deoxy-phosphogluconate aldolase, which encodes MPNRFDIVAALRSAGIVAVVRTASADAAVEVVRALAAGGVLASEITFTVPDAASAIDRVRALHEAGDLPAELVLGAGTVITAEQAHRAVDAGATYLVSPHTAPDVLQVAAERDVAMLPGALTPGEVFAAHEAGADIIKIFPAARMGPAYLKDLRGPYPDIPLMPTGGVSATNVHEWIDAGAVAVGVGSELVDKKAIADGNWAEITRRAQALTRALRSAREGHPTA
- a CDS encoding MBOAT family O-acyltransferase, producing the protein MIWFWLAFISQNAAALGFLFVVRRGRMIAWLLCSGVILVAPCWIPLNMSALRFLSCVVAVTLLWKTYDAYRNPALAAGSGVKNWILYLPNWFWFVLKRVPRNRPARSDWRRVAVEAPLMIAWVALCVLLLRFDWSDVPFAIEHTAKVVGFATAMMLIGRWFAALYRRTAGPAMDPIDHLFTARTPAEFWRRWNRPFRDFFDEHIFRPIGGARRPVFATLIVFAVSGLMHEYVFGVATGRVQGWQILFFMVQGCAAAATIRIRPTGWAAGLWWARTMAFNLATTVLFCQSVDEVISFYQR
- a CDS encoding sugar kinase, with product MSHQVVTFGEYMMRLATPGHERFAQAHHLDITFGGGEANVATSLALCGVDSAFVTRLPDNDWGTRAINNLRGHGVDTRHIARGGRRIGVYFLESGAGLRASRVIYDRADSAICDLAEGEINWDAVFDGVTWFHWTGITPALSAKAAAVTKVACEAAKRAGCTVSVDLNYRKNLWTKAEAQAAMTELMPYVDVCIANEEDAESVFAIKGADVETGEIDRVRYIDVARQLTEKFGFDKVAITLRESISASRNGWSAMLYTDDDAVFSKRYDLDIVDRVGGGDSFAAGLIYGQLHGFDPQRSIEWAVAASALKHTIPGDANLVGVEEIARLASGDASGRVQR